One window of the Rosa rugosa chromosome 3, drRosRugo1.1, whole genome shotgun sequence genome contains the following:
- the LOC133741539 gene encoding uncharacterized protein LOC133741539: MADICISVVAKLAEYTVAPVLRQFGYLIYYKSNVQDLTEKVTTLTAKRDGVQLRVHVANRKLEAILPEVQDWLDRVNRTIQEKERCFGEGRVAEATTCCSSNGWCPNLKVRHSLSRKAAKMAPKVDVLLTEGDFGTISCPASAQKIHYPVMQYSEDSTEAPAKPHEGASSSSGTSDPAKPPAPMDLSDRLKYRLPYTKDLLTALQDDNISMIGISGTIRVIDTVTTKEFMKRMKQKKLFEEVAMAVVSQGPDLKRIQGEIAEMLDLKLENGSLVERAERLRAVLQASDSKRILVILTDIGEIPDLEAIGISCVDIKKSCKIMLISQLSNVFGEMGTQSNFKLLSQSTHRARPVEFESRISVIRDVMDALTDDESNPIVICGMGGIGKTTLVMEIAAKASEVDLFDDVAIAEFTQEPDLIKIQGKIANALGLELKAEDDRAAKLRERLSMGIKKVLVILDNVWGQLDLWELGIPKSCKLLVSSRNQDTFKEMKTKKNFLIGSLLKHDAWSLFKKVAGCSIESDSELRPIAEQVLDECDGLPVAISTVGRALQDEKIPVWRNALRQLRVACPKDVPGVIERVYGKIEFSYECLPSEEAKSCFLLCCIFPESEEFPIEFLVMFAIGLGLFKDIDSISGARDYVITVVETLKCRSLLLDGDDYEKDWFRMHDVVRDVAVYIASKELAQKKSDKLERRFMARGGVELNDWLKSSSLRADMSTTELLALGPTDGIELELPSTIFDGMENLKVLMIGRSILPSLSLLKNLQTLILADCRLNIDVIGELRSLMILWLYGSDIKQLPDTFKNLSNLRLLKLTGCTELKVISPGVISSLSRLEELYMGNSFNDWVVEKLGSTETINWISQLEVDAQPEEESDESEESEVDVDIWKKLNRLAVEKLASTTETTTDLIARLEDEERSEPEEVDNLADLFAEYVEDLGGNYDHLTRWANSMDWSVGLLAELLSLSSLTTLAVALPPIDILRTSKLFHKLERFKISIGWDGHEDLEDLEVNYLRVHDLETSSLADTGIGLLLKKTNQLELKMKNLTDPLNVLDVNCCANLESLTLTDCDSLEYLIDMTLKQDTPRSVFPVLNYLEIDGARRLKEIFHGDLPLGSLQKLERLTLQDCQSLEAIFALEGSEHHVKEINFPSLTKLKLKGLPSFTCLSVDVNCYANLESLTLKDCDSLEYLIDMTLKQDTPRSIFPVLNYLEIDGARRLKEIFHGDLPLGSLQKLERLTLQDCQSLEAIFALEGSEHHVKEINFPSLTKLELKGLPSFTCLSLDVNCYANLEWLTLKDSDSLEYLIDMTCKQDTPRSVFPVLNYLEIDGARRLKEIFHGDLPLGSLQKLERLTLQDCQSLEAIFALEGSEHHVKEINFPSLTKLKLKGLPSFTCLSLDVNCCANLESLTLKDCDSLEYLIDMTLKQDTQRSVFPVLNYLEIDGVRRLKEIFHGDLPLGSLQKLERLTLQDCQSLEAIFALEGSEHHVKEINFPSLTKLKLKGLPSFTCQSLDVNCYANLESLTLKDCDSLEYLIDMTLKQDTQRSVFPVLNYLEIDGARRLKEIFHGDLPLGSLQKLERLTLQNLPALTTIWTIGSQSRWLGDLAVVRSISIRDCQSLEAIFALEGSGHHVKEINFRSLTDLALEGLPSFTGMSRSTCKGMERQLEGSSLHPNSLTVEHSLFSDPKVVFPVLECLTISRLGNWKEIWNSRLSPNSFSELRSLTVKDCDKLLHLVPTQMQNRLQRLEIIRVKNCSSLEEIFEVGRLTVNEGNASISQSDKIDSNISQSDQGMQINDIMDFKQSCQGFQNLTNLDVSWCRSLRYLLTPSIARGLVKLERLAIRSCEMIEAIVAADEGEETEHESMLPHLCDLNLWGLPNLGSFSQGKYNFGWPLVQWIIINNCNKMDNFCSGSLSIPREVRIYVSNSGENLEQELNDSKKES, from the exons ATGGCAGATATATGTATTTCAGTTGTTGCAAAATTAGCAGAGTACACAGTCGCACCTGTTCTGCGACAGTTTGGTTATCTGATTTACTACAAGAGCAATGTTCAAGATCTCACCGAGAAGGTTACAACTCTGACTGCCAAACGAGATGGGGTACAACTACGTGTGCATGTAGCAAACAGGAAATTGGAGGCTATTCTTCCCGAAGTTCAGGACTGGTTGGACCGAGTAAACCGCACCATACAAGAAAAGGAGAGATGTTTTGGAGAAGGAAGAGTAGCCGAGGCAACAACATGCTGCAGCTCCAATGGGTGGTGTCCAAATCTGAAGGTCCGTCATTCCTTGAGTAGGAAAGCAGCGAAGATGGCTCCAAAGGTAGATGTCCTCCTTACAGAAGGAGATTTCGGGACGATATCATGTCCTGCTTCTGCGCAGAAGATTCATTATCCAGTCATGCAATATTCTGAGGATTCCACTGAGGCACCGGCGAAGCCCCATGAAGGGGCTAGCTCCTCCTCAGGAACATCCGATCCTGCTAAGCCACCTGCACCTATGGATCTCTCTGACCGTCTGAAATATAGGTTGCCTTATACAAAGGATCTCTTGACGGCTCTGCAAGATGACAATATCAGCATGATCGGCATTTCTGGGACAATCAGAGTGATAGATACAGTAACAACTAAAGagttcatgaaaagaatgaaacAGAAAAAGCTCTTTGAAGAGGTTGCGATGGCAGTTGTGTCCCAGGGTCCAGACTTGAAACGAATACAAGGTGAAATTGCAGAAATGCTAGACCTGAAATTGGAGAATGGGAGTTTGGTTGAACGGGCAGAGAGGCTACGTGCTGTTTTACAGGCATCCGATTCTAAGAGGATTCTTGTAATACTGACTGATATCGGTGAAATACCTGATTTGGAAGCAATTGGAATTTCTTGTGTTGATATCAAGAAAAGCTGCAAGATCATGTTGATTTCACAACTATCAAATGTGTTTGGTGAAATGGGGACTCAGAGCAATTTCAAATTGTTATCACAATCCACTCACAGAGCAAGACCTGTTGAGTTTGAATCAAGAATTTCAGTCATCAGAGATGTAATGGATGCTCTGACAGATGATGAATCCAACCCCATTGTAATCTGTGGCATGGGGGGAATTGGCAAAACAACCTTGGTGATGGAAATTGCTGCAAAAGCGAGTGAAGTAGATCTATTTGATGATGTTGCAATTGCAGAGTTTACTCAAGAACCCGACTTGATCAAAATCCAAGGTAAAATTGCTAATGCTCTAGGTCTGGAACTTAAAGCAGAGGATGATAGAGCAGCCAAGTTACGAGAAAGATTATCAATGGGTATCAAAAAGGTCCTTGTAATATTGGACAATGTTTGGGGACAACTAGATCTGTGGGAACTAGGAATTCCAAAAAGTTGCAAACTTCTGGTATCATCACGGAATCAAGATACCTTTAAAGAGATGAAAACCAAAAAGAATTTCCTCATTGGTAGTTTGCTAAAACATGATGCCTGGAGTTTGTTTAAGAAGGTAGCAGGATGTTCCATTGAATCCGATTCCGAGCTGCGTCCTATAGCAGAGCAGGTTCTGGATGAATGTGATGGCTTACCGGTTGCAATTTCTACTGTAGGAAGGGCACTACAAGATGAAAAAATTCCAGTATGGAGAAATGCACTTAGACAACTAAGAGTGGCTTGCCCAAAAGATGTTCCAGGAGTTATAGAGCGTGTGTACGGAAAAATAGAGTTCAGTTATGAATGTCTACCAAGCGAGGAAGCCAAATCATGTTTTTTGCTGTGTTGCATATTTCCAGAAAGTGAAGAGTTTCCAATTGAATTCTTGGTTATGTTTGCGATTGGTCTTGGACTTTTTAAAGACATTGATTCAATATCTGGAGCAAGGGATTACGTAATAACAGTGGTTGAAACACTCAAATGTCGTTCTTTGTTGTTAGACGGCGATGACTATGAGAAAGATTGGTTTAGAATGCATGATGTGGTGCGTGACGTAGCCGTGTATATAGCCTCCAAAGAGTTAGCACAAAAGAAGAGTGATAAGCTTGAAAGGAGATTTATGGCAAGAGGAGGAGTGGAATTGAACGATTGGCTCAAGAGCAGTTCACTGAGAGCCGATATGAGTACTACTGAGCTTTTAGCGTTGGGACCCACAGATGGAATTGAACTGGAGCTGCCATCCACAATTTTCGATGGAATGGAAAATCTCAAGGTTTTAATGATCGGGCGTTCAATCCTCCCATCCCTTTCACTTCTGAAGAATCTTCAAACACTCATTCTAGCGGATTGCCGTCTCAATATTGATGTCATTGGAGAGCTACGGTCACTCATGATACTCTGGTTATATGGATCTGACATCAAACAGTTGCCTGATACATTCAAAAATTTATCTAATCTGAGGTTGTTAAAGTTGACAGGATGTACAGAGCTTAAAGTAATATCACCAGGTGTTATATCGAGTTTATCTCGTCTAGAAGAATTGTACATGGGGAATAGCTTTAACGATTGGGTGGTTGAGAAACTGGGCTCAACAGAAACAATCAATTGGATCTCTCAATTGGAGGTTGATGCCCAACCAGAAGAAGAATCAGACGAATCAGAAGAATCTGAGGTTGATGTCGACATATGGAAGAAACTCAACAGGTTGGCGGTTGAGAAACTAGCCTcaacaacagaaacaacaaCTGATCTGATCGCTCGACTGGAGGATGAGGAAAGAAGTGAACCAGAGGAAGTCGACAACCTTGCAGATCTGTTCGCAGAGTATGTTGAGGATTTAGGAGGAAACTACGACCATCTCACAAGGTGGGCCAACTCTATGGACTGGAGTGTTGGATTACTTGCAGAGCTGCTTTCCTTGTCCAGTTTGACTACTTTAGCAGTGGCTTTACCACCAATTGACATTCTGAGAACCAGTAAGCTATTTCATAAGCTTGAAAGATTTAAGATCTCTATTGGATGGGATGGGCATGAAGACTTGGAGGACTTAGAGGTTAACTACTTGAGAGTTCATGATCTTGAAACAAGCTCTCTTGCGGATACTGGAATCGGTTTGTTGTTAAAGAAAACTAACCAGCTCGAGTTAAAAATGAAGAATTTGACTGACCCTCTCAATGTCTTAGATGTAAACTGCTGTGCAAACTTGGAGTCACTTACCCTCACAGACTGTGATTCTCTGGAATATCTGATTGACATGACTCTTAAGCAAGATACTCCACGAAGCGTCTTTCCTGTCTTGAATTATCTGGAAATCGATGGAGCAAGGAGGCTGAAAGAGATTTTTCATGGTGACCTGCCACTTGGATCGCTTCAGAAACTAGAAAGGCTAACTTTACAGGATTGCCAGTCATTGGAAGCAATTTTTGCCTTGGAAGGATCGGAACATCATGTCAAAGAGATCAACTTCCCTAGTTTGACAAAGTTGAAACTTAAAGGTCTCCCGAGCTTCACTTGCCTGTCAGTGGATGTAAACTGCTATGCAAACTTGGAGTCGCTTACCCTCAAAGACTGTGATTCTCTGGAATATCTGATTGACATGACTCTTAAGCAAGATACTCCACGAAGCATCTTTCCTGTCTTGAATTATCTGGAAATCGATGGAGCAAGAAGGCTGAAAGAGATTTTTCATGGTGACCTGCCACTTGGATCGCTTCAAAAACTAGAAAGGCTAACTTTACAGGATTGCCAGTCATTGGAAGCAATTTTTGCCTTGGAAGGATCGGAACATCATGTCAAAGAGATCAACTTCCCTAGTTTGACAAAGTTGGAACTTAAAGGTCTCCCGAGCTTCACTTGCCTGTCATTGGATGTAAACTGCTATGCAAACTTGGAGTGGCTTACCCTCAAAGACTCTGATTCTCTAGAATATCTGATTGACATGACTTGTAAGCAAGATACTCCACGAAGCGTCTTTCCTGTCTTGAATTATCTGGAAATCGATGGAGCAAGGAGGCTGAAAGAGATTTTTCATGGTGACCTGCCACTTGGATCGCTTCAGAAACTAGAAAGGCTAACTTTACAGGATTGCCAGTCATTGGAAGCAATTTTTGCCTTGGAAGGATCGGAACATCATGTCAAAGAGATCAACTTCCCTAGTTTGACAAAATTGAAACTTAAAGGTCTCCCGAGCTTCACTTGCCTGTCATTGGATGTAAACTGCTGTGCAAACTTGGAGTCACTTACCCTCAAAGACTGTGATTCTTTGGAATATTTGATTGACATGACTCTTAAGCAAGATACTCAACGAAGCGTCTTTCCTGTCTTGAATTATCTGGAAATCGATGGAGTAAGGAGGCTGAAAGAGATTTTTCATGGTGACCTGCCACTTGGATCGCTTCAGAAACTAGAAAGGCTAACTTTACAGGATTGCCAGTCATTGGAAGCAATTTTTGCCTTGGAAGGATCGGAACATCATGTCAAAGAGATCAACTTCCCTAGTTTGACAAAGTTGAAACTTAAAGGTCTCCCGAGCTTCACTTGCCAGTCATTGGATGTAAACTGCTATGCAAACTTGGAGTCGCTTACCCTCAAAGACTGTGATTCTTTGGAATATTTGATTGACATGACTCTTAAGCAAGATACTCAACGAAGCGTCTTTCCTGTCTTGAATTATCTGGAAATCGATGGAGCAAGGAGGCTGAAAGAGATTTTTCATGGTGACCTGCCACTTGGATCGCTTCAGAAACTAGAAAGGCTAACTTTACAGAATCTACCTGCATTGACGACTATTTGGACTATTGGAAGCCAATCTAGATGGTTGGGAGATCTGGCAGTTGTCCGATCCATATCAATACGGGATTGCCAGTCATTGGAAGCAATTTTTGCCTTGGAAGGATCAGGACATCATGTCAAAGAGATCAACTTCCGTAGTTTGACAGACTTGGCACTTGAAGGTCTACCAAGCTTCACTGGAATGAGCAGAAGTACTTGTAAGGGGATGGAAAGGCAACTGGAAGGCAGCAGTCTTCATCCCAATAGTTTGACCGTTGAACATTCACTTTTCTCTGACCCCAAg GTTGTCTTTCCCGTCTTGGAATGCCTGACAATTAGCCGTCTGGGCAACTGGAAAGAGATATGGAATAGCCGACTTTCACCCAACTCCTTCTCTGAATTAAGAAGTCTCACTGTCAAGGATTGTGACAAACTATTGCATTTGGTACCAACACAAATGCAAAATAGATTGCAGAGATTGGAGATCATACGGGTAAAGAACTGTTCTTCACTGgaagagatttttgaagtcggaAGATTGACCGTCAATGAAGGGAATGCTTCAATTTCTCAGTCAGACAAAATAGATTCAAATATTTCCCAATCTGATCAAGGGATGCAAATAAATGATATCATGGATTTCAAACAATCTTGTCAAGGCTTTCAAAATTTAACTAATCTAGATGTCAGTTGGTGTCGCAGTTTAAGATACCTACTCACTCCTTCGATTGCCAGAGGTCTTGTCAAGCTCGAACGTCTAGCTATAAGATCTTGCGAGATGATCGAAGCAATAGTCGCAGCAGATGAGGGTGAAGAAACAGAGCATGAAAGCATGCTCCCTCATCTATGTGATTTGAATCTTTGGGGTCTTCCAAATCTTGGAAGCTTTTCGCAAGGCAAATATAACTTTGGTTGGCCACTAGTGCAATGGATCATAATTAACAATTGCAACAAAATGGACAACTTTTGTTCAGGATCCCTCAGCATCCCAAGGGAAGTGAGGATATATGTCTCTAATTCTGGTGAGAATCTTGAGCAGGAGCTGAATGATAGCAAGAAAGAAAGCTGA